The following proteins are co-located in the Enoplosus armatus isolate fEnoArm2 chromosome 8, fEnoArm2.hap1, whole genome shotgun sequence genome:
- the zmynd12 gene encoding zinc finger MYND domain-containing protein 12, which yields MEAKPHALDTTSKIIPLSLPKGAEKLCELCQRRASLQCTKCRVTFYCDAEHQQADWVGIHEKICQLLVPIRTQTLFSLQHAGRIEMQLKKAELIEICRSVAQSKLSEGKHQEALPAAQFCLRCSIDVHGPSTVQMVPAYLLLAEANMGLGNLALVAELLSQAEWAVLKSPECGHTVHHRLHRSLGRLHTATGNLEAALLNFANDIYFASEAYGLDSTVTCGGYFFMADVFAKQGKMPVARSLYSEVARIWHCHLTKLLKTHVQNVQNPDVLLKPSYDKAQRVEVDEMLRAMLDFEQNDSRKDSAQIALVAHCLAMLWFLGGDSLKALGFGCTALQASQLIPNHDLTEPIQGLLQLVQSLQTEPHPGPD from the exons ATGGAAGCTAAACCTCATGCTTTGGACACAACATCCAAGATAATTCCACTTTCCTTGCCCAAAGGAGCGGAAAAGTTGTGTGAACTTTGTCAAAGACGAGCGAGCCTGCAATGCACGAAGTGTCGCGTCACCTTTTACTG TGATGCAGAGCACCAGCAGGCCGACTGGGTGGGGATCCACGAGAAAATCTGTCAGTTGCTTGTGCCCATTCGCACCCAGACACTCTTCAGTCTCCAGCATGCTGGCCGCATTGAAATGCAGCTTAAAAAG GCAGAGCTGATTGAGATTTGCAGGTCGGTGGCTCAGAGCAAGCTGTCTGAGGGGAAACACCAGGAGGCTCTGCCTGCCGCCCAGTTCTGCCTGCGCTGTTCCATAGACGTCCATGGCCCCAGCACTGTCCAAATGGTCCCTGCCTACCTGCTGCTTGCTGAGGCCAACATGG GTTTGGGTAATCTAGCCCTGGTGGCGGAGCTCCTGTCCCAGGCGGAGTGGGCGGTGTTGAAGAGCCCAGAATGTGGTCACACAGTCCACCACCGGCTGCACAGAAGCCTGGGCCGCCTCCACACGGCGACTGGAAACCTGGAAGCAGCTCTGCTCAACTTTgcaaatgat atATACTTTGCCAGTGAGGCGTATGGTCTGGATAGCACAGTGACCTGTGGTGGCTACTTTTTCATGGCTGATGTGTTTGCCAAACAGGGGAAGATGCCTGTTGCTCGTTCCTTGTACTCCGAG GTGGCTCGTATTTGGCACTGCCATCTGACCAAACTCCTCAAGACCCATGTCCAAAACGTCCAAAATCCTGATGTGTTGTTGAAGCCCTCTTATG ATAAAGCCCAGCGAGTTGAAGTGGACGAGATGTTAAGAGCCATGTTGGACTTTGAGCAGAACGACTCCAGAAAAGACTCGGCTCAGATTGCACTGGTGGCCCACTGCCTGGCCATGCTGTGGTTCCTGGGAGGAGACTCCCTCAAG gCACTGGGATTTGGCTGCACGGCCCTGCAGGCCAGCCAGCTGATACCAAACCATGACCTGACAGAGCCCATCCAgggcctgctgcagctggtgcaGAGTCTGCAGACAGAACCACATCCTGGTCCTGACTAG
- the ccdc30 gene encoding coiled-coil domain-containing protein 30, producing MTMDHEEVRTELDQISMRLQEDGLPPGAGVEERQRHLWQQLLNSEAKCQSATRELLTLRTQQANEMKEVESYVAHIRGLLEERECLTADYERDNEHLRQELHHIRQQQESQSKELAEMLAQEDLGEMGLSSPSEQVAYLLVERATLLERLEAAERRLESQSLTDNLREVHHQEHIRHAMGEELRQQREDMQKTIDNMTKQCSSQSPWKKLFGLRRSGQSKHNITPAHSEEISQERNERQRLERDLEEASRRLAMAHQDIRRLTNELDAAKNNNVDPSGSELQGTVQEVENLRKEVDKLKHCDMMKLQRAKEQNDRLDAENRALRDRVRTLESEKKNLVDQLAINDADQDVKSKEDRKDKSISSEPQYNLSADSSAQEKDNIHKRCREAMEDGLVQVRELQRQLQRLRKEQEELEERNEELEALLGEAQNASKEERHRHEGELEGLHRRIKGLEAELKKQDAQEKMLKNGEEVKATESYLQLHLRDSSQERLALLDARLTEEKDWRKQLEVDLSAAQAALKKDKEALQIGERELKKLRLEVNSLQTECQQGKTLIKSLTQVKGEKAVLEEKVAQMERAHSRLQSDLERCKDSNQAQEDLSENRLQVNQLQERADRLTAELGSLQTAHSALRNEMVSERLQTAELQAKLSSSVQEKLTAEGERERLELEIQRLKAQLKWHQEQLSSTKESLISSQKPELHTAHIESRLSPVERTKDESMDQLSCLKQELNHLQTKLGAERQLASQHQLALQAQVNEAQARIKSQDSVLSQKSEEAKQMKQDLQRAQSLFTSAERELRYEKEKSMDLKRHNTLLDQEKLKLCAELKQVQTKLVQVEQSVHTQTAECERQQQKIRELELDLARNSTNRSATTCLQEDLQAERARLIAADKKVLELQQQLKSAQHQLRVEEARAGESSCLERDSRDLSDTLSALRAKQQEEHITRKLLEQREEELQQQVRSLRLKEASMTRTNAELSHRVQQLDTRLAILEAELSKAREEARDSQKSSHRLQEDLVASQQECDRVQGELQQVLLQLDTHVRKYNEKQSQHKSKLRQAKQVFLKATTQRDCIIQKLENDLVLASSLSHKEKERIHTVTEENEKLLEEKRELLRKISEAEEMGSKGMRTASTVQHRVNVLEVENRQLQDRTLKLSNQVSSLERTLRNVQSFYSLENTKKVLPSDNLCDGILHTSTLSLTSGSCDPLDILDAICRVKVGDRVLVDGTRASVSTHQPSEQGYLNLTSPLVPPDTKGAEESANNSDQV from the exons ATGACCATGGATCATGAAGAG GTGCGGACAGAGCTGGACCAGATCTCCATGCGGCTTCAGGAGGATGGCTTGCCCCCGGGGGCTGGTGTTGAGGAGCGGCAGCGCCACCTGTGGCAGCAGCTGCTCAACAGTGAGGCGAAGTGTCAGTCAGCCACCCGGGAGCTGCTGACCTTACGTACCCAGCAGGCCAACGAGATGAAGGAG GTGGAGAGCTATGTTGCACATATTCGTGGGCTGCTGGAAGAGCGTGAGTGTCTGACTGCAGACTATGAGAGAGACAATGAACACTTGCGACAAGAGCTTCACCATATCAGACAACAACAAG AGAGTCAGAGCAAGGAGCTGGCGGAGATGTTGGCTCAGGAGGACCTCGGGGAGATGGGCTTGAGCAGCCCCAGTGAGCAGGTGGCTTACTTGCTGGTGGAGAGGGCCACGTTACTGGAAAGGTTGGAGGCTGCTGAGAGAAGACTGGAGAGTCAGAGCCTCACTGACAACTTGAGGGAAGTCCACCACCAG GAGCATATTCGCCACGCAATGGGGGAGGAgctgaggcagcagagggaggataTGCAGAAAACCATAGATAACATGACAAAG CAGTGTTCATCCCAGAGTCCATGGAAGAAGCTGTTTGGGCTGCGCAGGTCTGGTCAGAGCAAACACAATATTACCCCC GCCCACAGTGAGGAGATTTCCCAGGAGCGCAATGAGCGCCAGCGGCTGGAGCGGGACCTGGAGGAGGCGTCTAGGAGGCTGGCAATGGCTCACCAGGATATCCGCAGACTCACCAATGAGCTGGACgctgccaaaaacaacaacgtaGACCCAAGCG GGTCTGAGCTACAGGGAACTGTCCAAGAAGTAGAGAACCTGAGGAAGGAAGTGGACAAACTGAAACACTGTG ATATGATGAAGCTGCAGCGAGCTAAAGAGCAAAATGACAGACTAGATGCTGAGAACAGAGCTCTTAGGGACAGAGTCCGCACTTTAGAGTCTGAGAAGAAAAATCTTGTGGACCAG TTGGCAATAAACGATGCAGACCAAGATGTTAAATCCAAAGAAGATCGAAAGGACAAGAGCATTAGCAGTGAACCGCAATACAATCTGTCAGCTGACTCGTCAGCCCAAGAAAAGGATAACATTCACAAACG GTGTCGTGAGGCGATGGAAGACGGGCTTGTACAGGTGAGGGAGCTGCAACGGCAACTTCAGAGGCTACGCAAGGAacaggaagagctggaggagaggaatgaGGAGCTGGAGGCTCTGCTGGGGGAGGCCCAGAATGCCAGCAAGGAGGAGAGGCATCGCCATGAGGGAGAACTGGAGGGACTCCATCGGAGG ATCAAAGGCctggaggcagagctgaagaagCAGGATGCCCAAGAAAAAATGTTGAAGAACGGAGAAGAGGTCAAAGCCACTGAGTCCTATTTACAGCTG CACCTAAGGGACAGCAGCCAGGAGAGATTGGCTCTGCTAGATGCTCGTCTGACTGAGGAGAAGGACTGGAGGAAACAGCTGGAGGTTGACCTCAGTGCTGCCCAGGCCGCCCTCAAAAAAGACAAGGAG GCTTTGCAGATAGGTGAGCGAGAGCTGAAGAAGTTGCGACTTGAGGTCAACAGCCTTCAGACAGAATGCCAACAAGGGAAAACGCTGATCAAGAGTCTCACACAAGTCAAGGGGGAAAAAGCTGTTCTGGAGGAAAAG GTGGCCCAGATGGAGCGCGCCCACAGCCGGCTCCAGAGCGATCTGGAACGCTGCAAGGACAGTAACCAGGCCCAGGAGGACCTGAGTGAAAACAGGCTTCAGGTCAACCAGCTGCAGGAGCGCGCTGACCGGCTAACTGCTGAACTCGGCAGCCTCCAGACGGCACACAGCGCCTTGAG GAATGAGATGGTTTCTGAGCGGCTGCAGACTGCTGAGCTCCAGGCCAAGCTGAGCTCCAGTGTCCAGGAGAAGCTGACCGCTGAGGGGGAAAGAGAGCGACTGGAGCTCGAGATACAGCGCCTCAAAGCGCAGCTCAAGTGGCATCAAGAGCAGCTCTCCTCTACAAAGGAAAGCCTTATTAGCAGCCAGAAGCCTGAACTGCACACAGCTCATATAGAATCCAGGCTTAGTCCGGTGGAGAGGACCAAGGATGAGTCCATGGATCAG CTTTCATGTCTGAAGCAGGAGCTGAATCATCTGCAGACCAAGCTGGGGGCGGAGCGGCAGCTGGCCTCTCAGCACCAACTGGCCCTGCAGGCTCAGGTCAATGAAGCCCAGGCACGCATCAAG TCGCAGGACTCGGTGTTGAGCCAGAAGTCAGAGGAGGCTAAACAGATGAAGCAGGACCTGCAAAGGGCACAGAGCCTGTTCacctcagcagagagagagctgcgCTACGAGAAGGAGAAGAGCATGGACCTAAAGAGACACAACACCCTGCTGGACCAGGAAAAACTCAAG ctctgtgcagaactgaagcaggtccagaccaAGCTGGTCCAGGTGGAGCAGAGCGTTCACACACAGACGGCCGAGTGTGAACGTCAGCAGCAGAAAATCAGGGAGCTGGAGCTGGACCTGGCACGCAACTCCACAAACCGCAGCGCCACCACCTGTCTGCAGGAGGACCTGCAGGCCGAGAGGGCGCGGCTCATTGCTGCTGACAAGAAG GTGTtggaactgcagcagcagctaaagagtGCCCAGCACCAGCTGCGCGTTGAGGAAGCCCGGGCCGGCGAGAGCAGCTGCCTGGAGAGGGACAGCAGGGATCTGTCTGACACCCTGTCAGCCCTGAGAGccaagcagcaggaggagcacaTCACcag GAAGCTGTTGGAGCAGCGTGAGGaggaactgcagcagcaggtgcgCTCTCTGAGACTGAAGGAGGCCTCCATGACCAGGACAAATGCAGAGCTCAGCCACCGTGTCCAGCAGCTGGACACCCGTCTGGCCATCCTGGAGGCTGAGCTTAGCAAGGCCAGAGAGGAG GCGAGAGACAGCCAGAAGTCGAGCCACAGACTGCAGGAGGACTTGGTGGCCAGTCAGCAGGAGTGTGACAGAGTGCAGGGGGAGCTGCAGCAAGTTCTCCTCCAATTGGACACACACgtcag GAAGTACAACGAAAAGCAGAGTCAGCACAAGAGCAAGCTGCGTCAGGCTAAGCAGGTCTTTCTCAAGGCCACCACGCAGAGGGACTGCATCATCCAGAAACTGGAGAACGACCTGGTGCTGGCCTCTAGCCTCTCCCACAAG gagaaggagaggatcCATACAGTGACGGAGGAAAATGAGAAGCTtttggaggagaagagggagctGCTGCGGAAGATAAGTGAGGCAGAGGAAATGGGAAGCAAAGGCATGAGGACCGCCTCCACTGTCCAACACAG GGTCAACGTCTTAGAAGTGGAAAACAGACAACTTCAGGATCGAACCCTGAAGCTCTCCAATCAAGTCAGTTCCTTAGAGCGCACCCTGAGGAACGTCCAGTCGTTCTACAGCCTGGAG AATACCAAGAAAGTGCTCCCCTCCGATAATCTCTGCGATGGCATCCTGCATACATCTACGCTAAG TCTGACGTCAGGTTCGTGCGACCCGCTGGACATCCTGGACGCAATCTGCCGTGTGAAGGTGGGCGACCGTGTGTTGGTGGACGGCACTCGAGCGTCTGTCTCCACGCACCAACCGTCAGAGCAGGGCTACCTGAATCTCACCTCCCCATTGGTTCCTCCAGACACcaaaggagcagaggagagcgCCAATAACAGTGACCAGGTATGA
- the LOC139289081 gene encoding epithelial membrane protein 3-like, with translation MAYLLMFVTLLHLITLAMLFIATMEKSWWVWDGMENSDLWYNCRFDNSTGTWLCASSKETEWLQAVQVLMVLSVVFSSVSFLVFLGQLFTMSKGGLFYFTGLCQVFAGLTAFSAALIYTLHNKEILQDSRELTSGHFGYCFILAWMCVPLLLCSGVIYIHLRKKE, from the exons ATGGCATACCTGCTTATGTTTGTGACCCTGCTGCACCTCATCACACTGGCAATGCTGTTCATCGCAACCATGGAGAAG TCCTGGTGGGTGTGGGATGGCATGGAGAACTCAGACCTGTGGTACAACTGTAGGTTTGACAACTCCACAGGAACCTGGTTGTGTGCATCCTCCAAAGAAACTG agtGGCTTCAGGCAGTGCAGGTCCTGATGGTTCTCTCGGTGGTCTTCTCCTCGGTCTCCTTCTTGGTGTTCCTGGGTCAACTGTTCACCATGTCTAAGGGTGGACTCTTCTACTTCACTGGGCTGTGTCAAGTCTTTGCAG GGCTGACCGCCTTTTCTGCAGCTCTCATCTACACTTTACATAATAAAGAAATCCTTCAGGACTCCAGAGAACTGACTTCAGGACACTTCGGCTACTGCTTCATCCTGGCCTGGATGTGTGTCCCTTTGTTGCTGTGCAGCGGGGTCATATACATCCACCTGCGTAAGAAAGAGTGA